The segment CAaatcctatttttttttgtcaccTTGTGATATACATTTCGAGGTGTGGGGGGGTGGGAGGGGGTACTTGTACAAGTTACTAGAAACAGTTAAAAAATATCGTGTCTCATGATATATATTAAAGAGGATAACCTACTTGCCCAATATCGTACCACAATAtgactttataattttttcagaaTAAATATGcaaagattgttttttttttttttttttgggggggggggggggcttgTAAGAATTACTAGAAACAGTTAAAAATATCGTGTCTCATGATATATATTAAAGAGAATAACCTACTTGCACAATAATGTACCGTgatatgattttataatttttacagAGTAAAAATCCAAAGATTTTAGGGGGGGAAGGGGGGGTTACGAATTACTAGATACAGTTAAAAAATGTCGCGTCTTATGATATATATTCAAGAGGATAACCTACTTTTGCACAATAATATATCGcgatataattttataatttttacacagTAAAAACCCGAATAATTACTAAAAacgtatcaaattttaaaaacttcgAACAACTTAATACAACTATATTGATTTTGAATGGTCAAACATTTTGTAACACCAAAAGTCAAAAATCAATAATGCtgcataaattaaaacaaaatataatatattacttCTTTTGTTTATTGAGAGATCAACTTATGTTTTTAATAGTATAAAagtttgtttaatatatataacttaaattttatggtatatatatatagtcaaattaacatattattaattgttaattttGTAGGCACCAAATGAATTTGAGAGGAGGATAGAAGAAGTATGCAAAAAAATGATTATGGAATCTAAAAATGCATTAAAAGAATTTGCATTGTCCATTAAAACTATGGCACAACCaatttcttatatatgtaaCACAAAAAATGTCATTGATGACCTAAAACTCACACTAGGCACTTCAAAAACCTTTTTTCGATACGATGAATCGTGCGTCATGGACTGTGTCCCCACCGCGTCGGTCGTGTCCTTACTCATCGCCGTCACTAAATGTGTCGACGAGATCTCTGAGGCTATCGAGGAGCTTTCGAGCAAAGCACGTTTCGAGAAAAAGAGTATGTCGCCGGCAACAGCATCACGATCGCATCGGCCACGAATATTGCACCGTGGGACCGTGAATCCTATTGTGGAGGATGAGATGAATGGTGGTGATTTTGTTTCGATCGAGATAGGTGACAATGTAGACTCAAAGGGGGAAGTGGTAGTAGAAGAGGTGAATCAAGTGAATAATACAATAAATGCAACAAAAGAGGAATCTTTTGTTATTTGGATAAGTGGAAGCACCGCAATGGCTATAGTGGAAGAGATGATAACGCCAAAAAAGATCGGAGATTTTATGGACTTAGTCGATATAAAGCTTTATAACAACATTCCATTTGTTGAATCAACAAAAGGAGTACTAACAGTCCTAGAGGGGGCGAATCAGGTGAATAATACACtatttaaaacaaaagaagaatcTATTGTTATCGGGATACGTGAAAACATGACAACAACAAAAGTGGAAGAGATGGAAATGACAGAGAACAAAGTAGAACTAACAGACTTAACAGATATAAAGTTTAACAATAGCATTCAGTTTCTCGAATCTATATTGATGACCGTAACAACAATAGTAGAGGAGATGAAAACGACAGAAAAAAAGGAGACTTTGTAAATTTAGTCGATACAAAGGTTTATGAtagcatttaattttttaaaatagaaaattgtaAATAATTGCACATGAAAGTATTAGTGAAATTTGTTCAAGTATTTAATTCcctttcaatattattttgtatgtGTATTACAAGTTAGTTTTTGCTCTACAAAGTgcaatttcatatatttaatttacaaaaatacatgaaaaaaataatttgacacATTTTAGATAGACAAAGAacatatatcataattttacaCATCCTATTTACTTTTCTTGCTGCATCACTAgttacaaaaatcatcaaaataaaacctGAAACACTAGTGCAGAGGTGGAGCTAGGGAACACGAAGGGTTTCATCCGAAtctctttccaaaaaaaaatacgcTATATATAAGATCAAAATGACTTTTTACGTGAAAATCCTGGTTACGACACTAATACCAGGTAACGATTGGAGTTATGAGTATCCAAGTTACATCACACCTATACAGGTCAAATgagatgtgtatatatataactacCAGCCAtaaattgggttttctacctgGGGAGGTAAGAGATTGAGATCTTCACAATGCTGCTGGTCAAAATCTCGTGTTCCCGGTGTTGCACCAGAACACCACCTCACGAACTCGCTCCCTGTGAGACAATATTGTGCGAATGCCAGACTCCCGTCAACCATCCCACCGAGATTTGGCATGGAAACtgattttcctatgcccttgaTCCTGGTTTTTCTCCTGTCACCGCCTTTTTCACTAGTCAAAACCTTATCGAGATCAGAATATTCGATGAATCTCTGTGTTGCAGCTTCCCACGAAAGCTTATATTGTTCCTCGGGAGTTAGAGGCTGAGGTTCACCGGTCATTGCCTCTTTAACCTTTGTTACAAAGTCTTCTGATGTCTTATACGTCAAGCAGTTAGGAAATGCCTGGAAGAACTCATTAGACGGATGATCTGCACAAACTACAAATTTCCCCATAGCGAGTGCCTCAGCTGTAGCTGTACAGAGTACATCGCTGATACTAGGATTTATAAAGACTTTATAACTGCAAGTAAAAATTTATCGATCAGGAAAGATGAACCATGAAGTACATTTTTTACGCAAGTGACTAAGATCATAACAATCGCCTTTCAAATTCATTCAAGAACCAAAAAATATGCTTTCAAGTCTACGCATGCGTGTGTAAAGTATAGGTAGCGCCTATGTTCTATCTAAAGATCGAAGTATTAAAGCAGCTTTATGATATAACATATTACCAGCAGCATCTTCGCAGAAAAACTAAAAGGGGTTCTATTAAAAGGATTCATATTTCATACCTATGAAGAGAATCATCCGCGTGGTCTCTGCCTTTCATGAAGTTGACATTCAAATTTAACGTCCTAGCCGTTGTCTGCACTTCATGAGCGTCTTCCCCGTTGCCAAACAAATCCATATTAAAACCATCAAGGTCACTTTTGTGCTTCGCTAAAAGGTCTATTAACTCCCTGTAACCCTTAGCCCAAACCATTTTTCCCAAGAAGTATGCACCTTTAGAGAAAACTTGCTGACCGTTTTGTCTTTCTGCAGCCAttttttctccaattttcaAAAACTTCGGATTTACACCATGAACGTTGCAGACCACAGACCTGGGTAAATCCTGTGTAGCAGCAGAAAGGCGAAGCACCTAAACAACGAAATTAGCATTTCCATCAGAGAACCgggataaattaaataattagacaCGATAAACACATTTCAAAGTGCTAACGCATCTTTTGGTCTGTAAAGCTGTAAAGAATTTAACGAACAACTTTTCCTACTCCCATCTTGGAGAACGCAATCaatatataagaatattacCTTGTCACAATGCGCTCTTGTGACCCAATTATTTACGTGTTTCACAAGGAAAGCTTGAAGAGCTCCATTCTTCTCTCTTTTGATATACTCCAAATAATTTGTGTGAACAATACCAACGACATGGTTAAACTTATCAGTCCAACGTTTGCCATGGTGGTACCAGTTTAGATGTTCTGGCTCCTCTAAGATTGCAATATCAGCATCCCGTGATGGGATAAACTGAGTAGTATCTCCAGCTGGTAGTATACTTCGCCTTTCCTTGGAGAACTGGAGAGGAAAACGAAGTGTCAAATAATCACAGCATTTTTCAGTAACATCATTTTGTTTTACTGAATAATATGCAGTAAGTTCGCGTGAAATACCTTTCCAGGATAAAACGAGATCTTGAAATCAGTCTTGAAACCGACTCTTTCCTCAAGCCAATTCCGTATGTAGAGTTCCTGCTCTTCTGGTGAACTAAATGTAAGATTGTTTGGATAAACTAGTTCTTGGTCCGATTTACATAGCCATGGAACCAAGAGTGTAACGTTCTGCTTTTCAGACTTGGCCAAATAAGCCGCTCGGAAGAGAGGATTGACAGCTGTTCCGGTCATCCACGGAAGGCTAGCAGTTGTGACTATGGCTACATGTCTTTTACCATCTGATACGTTTTGCTTTGTCGAATTGCTCCAAAACCCACCTTCATAATGATGACCAGTACTTCGTAGTACACTGGCAATTCGTAGTTCTAGTTCATCAATCATATTATCGCCTTCGATCAGGGAACAATCTCCTTCAGGTAATAGCTTGTTTCGCCGTTTGCTGCATAAACTCTCAACGATCTTGTCTGAGATATCTATTGCAAGTAGAACAATCCAGAGAAACACAAACTCAGATCGAATCAACAAGTTTACAAAAATCACAAACCGTTTGACAGACTATTACCTTTTCTTATGCCAATTTGATCCAAAAAGGGGCTTGACTGTCTAACCAAATATGCTAACAACTCTGGCACGTCCAGTGGCGGAACTCCCTGCATAGACAAAGATCATGTAAAGGAACCAAATAGCTTCATCCTCAGTCATTTTCTAGTTAAACATTAATATGTCCACTTTTCAAAAAAGATATAAATCCAAAAACATTATAAACCGACCATTGTACAATCGAAGGTTATAATGGTCGGTTTATAAGGTTGTGTTTCCTTGCTGTTCTTCAATCAAGATCGTCATTTCAAACTTCCTTACCTTAACCGACAAAGCAAAGCATTATTTACACAACTCGTTGAAAGTCCAAACACATCTAAAACCTTGCAATTACAACTTCACGAAATGTAGAAGTAAGACACTAACCTTCGACTCTTCTGGTTCCTTGCAAATTGACTTCTGAAAAATCATTAGACAAAACACAAAAACAGCAGATTAATCATGTGAAAAGGAAAGCCGTGATAAGTAGCAAGTCGGATCAATTTTAATACAACGTTTCATATAAAACTCTCTTCTAAAAAAATTCGGCATACAACTCTACATTACTAGTACAACTTTAGCTTCTAGTGTAAAACTCGTATAACTAACACTTACATAAATTATTGACTGcgtaaaaactatatatatagatCACAATTCACACAAGATAATCTTCGTGCTATAATTCCTCCATAGCTAGTCCGTGAAGCAAATCACCTCCAACTAGTTAGCCTTATTTTAAGTAATTC is part of the Solanum lycopersicum chromosome 1, SLM_r2.1 genome and harbors:
- the LOC138347629 gene encoding aluminum-activated malate transporter 8-like; this encodes MYKFNFIYNDIHTGALGTFTRFYPHIKRRYDYGTMIFVLTFSLVAISGYRIENIFELAHRRISTIIIGIFTVMFISIIIRPVWAGEDLHKLASINLEKLASYLEEFGSEYFHISEIKSVEGNKNNEKGLHEALLSIIGSKANEESLANLAWWEPPHGGFKFNHPWKQYLKIGSLVRKCACHLLALNSHINSKSQAPNEFERRIEEVCKKMIMESKNALKEFALSIKTMAQPISYICNTKNVIDDLKLTLGTSKTFFRYDESCVMDCVPTASVVSLLIAVTKCVDEISEAIEELSSKARFEKKSMSPATASRSHRPRILHRGTVNPIVEDEMNGGDFVSIEIGDNVDSKGEVVVEEVNQVNNTINATKEESFVIWISGSTAMAIVEEMITPKKIGDFMDLVDIKLYNNIPFVESTKGVLTVLEGANQVNNTLFKTKEESIVIGIRENMTTTKVEEMEMTENKVELTDLTDIKFNNSIQFLESILMTVTTIVEEMKTTEKKETL
- the LOC101266854 gene encoding digalactosyldiacylglycerol synthase 1, chloroplastic-like isoform X1 translates to MMNFKPPETKTTPSSSSYSSTAEKAFSLISKGWKEVRSSADADLQLIRNRAKELENFLSSVPTITATATATATTPGEIDFVKKLRPKLSEIRRAYSSPDFNWAPKGKLRIDLSGITNAIVTESEDEKLGKWRREKRFKDEKQFGELSNWEPIRAFRNRLREMEVEIKSSNSSSPVEIFEGIKNSEFMEKVKSSFKSICKEPEESKGVPPLDVPELLAYLVRQSSPFLDQIGIRKDISDKIVESLCSKRRNKLLPEGDCSLIEGDNMIDELELRIASVLRSTGHHYEGGFWSNSTKQNVSDGKRHVAIVTTASLPWMTGTAVNPLFRAAYLAKSEKQNVTLLVPWLCKSDQELVYPNNLTFSSPEEQELYIRNWLEERVGFKTDFKISFYPGKFSKERRSILPAGDTTQFIPSRDADIAILEEPEHLNWYHHGKRWTDKFNHVVGIVHTNYLEYIKREKNGALQAFLVKHVNNWVTRAHCDKVLRLSAATQDLPRSVVCNVHGVNPKFLKIGEKMAAERQNGQQVFSKGAYFLGKMVWAKGYRELIDLLAKHKSDLDGFNMDLFGNGEDAHEVQTTARTLNLNVNFMKGRDHADDSLHSYKVFINPSISDVLCTATAEALAMGKFVVCADHPSNEFFQAFPNCLTYKTSEDFVTKVKEAMTGEPQPLTPEEQYKLSWEAATQRFIEYSDLDKVLTSEKGGDRRKTRIKGIGKSVSMPNLGGMVDGSLAFAQYCLTGSEFVRWCSGATPGTRDFDQQHCEDLNLLPPQVENPIYGW
- the LOC101266854 gene encoding digalactosyldiacylglycerol synthase 1, chloroplastic-like isoform X2, producing the protein MIFQKSICKEPEESKGVPPLDVPELLAYLVRQSSPFLDQIGIRKDISDKIVESLCSKRRNKLLPEGDCSLIEGDNMIDELELRIASVLRSTGHHYEGGFWSNSTKQNVSDGKRHVAIVTTASLPWMTGTAVNPLFRAAYLAKSEKQNVTLLVPWLCKSDQELVYPNNLTFSSPEEQELYIRNWLEERVGFKTDFKISFYPGKFSKERRSILPAGDTTQFIPSRDADIAILEEPEHLNWYHHGKRWTDKFNHVVGIVHTNYLEYIKREKNGALQAFLVKHVNNWVTRAHCDKVLRLSAATQDLPRSVVCNVHGVNPKFLKIGEKMAAERQNGQQVFSKGAYFLGKMVWAKGYRELIDLLAKHKSDLDGFNMDLFGNGEDAHEVQTTARTLNLNVNFMKGRDHADDSLHSYKVFINPSISDVLCTATAEALAMGKFVVCADHPSNEFFQAFPNCLTYKTSEDFVTKVKEAMTGEPQPLTPEEQYKLSWEAATQRFIEYSDLDKVLTSEKGGDRRKTRIKGIGKSVSMPNLGGMVDGSLAFAQYCLTGSEFVRWCSGATPGTRDFDQQHCEDLNLLPPQVENPIYGW